A window of the Tiliqua scincoides isolate rTilSci1 chromosome 5, rTilSci1.hap2, whole genome shotgun sequence genome harbors these coding sequences:
- the BET1 gene encoding BET1 homolog: MRRAGLSEGAPGGNYGYTNSGYSVYEEENERLTESLRSKVTAIKSLSIEIGTEVKQQNKMLAEMDNDFDSTGGFLGATMGRLKTLSRGSQTKLLCYMMLFSLFVFFVIYWIIKLR, translated from the exons GTGAAGGAGCTCCTGGTGGCAATTATGGCTATACCAATAGTGGATATAGTGTCTACGAGGAGGAAAATGAACGGTTAACTGAAAGTCTACGTTCAAAAGTCACTGCCATAAAATCA ctttcAATTGAAATTGGAACAGAAgttaaacaacaaaataaaatgttagCTGAAATG GATAATGATTTTGATTCGACGGGGGGATTTCTCGGTGCGACAATGGGCAGACTGAAAACCCTCTCCAGAGGAAGCCAGACAAAACTCCTGTGCTACATGATGCTTTTCTCACTATTTGTCTTCTTTGTAATTTACTGGATTATTAAACTGAGGTGA